The Terriglobus tenax genome contains a region encoding:
- the murQ gene encoding N-acetylmuramic acid 6-phosphate etherase: protein MPIDSVQLASIPTESRNPRTTNIDSLPTEEMLALMNREDAAVITAVEAEVPRIAAVLDALVPRIVGGGRLFYIGAGTSGRLGVLDASECPPTFSVSPTLVQGLIAGGDSALRKAAEKIEDSPELGAKDLEAAGFAEGDTLVGIAASGRTPYVLGAIAWARSIGALTVGFSCVPDSPVSKAAELQITPVPGPEVLTGSTRMKAGTATKLVLNMITTGLMIKTGLTYSNLMVNVQPTNEKLVDRAERIIMEIAEVNHDTATGLLAEAGNVKVAVVMQKLGLSVDGAVAKLQHAGGRLREALETE, encoded by the coding sequence CGAATATCGATTCCCTGCCAACGGAAGAGATGCTGGCGCTGATGAACCGTGAAGACGCAGCCGTGATCACCGCCGTTGAGGCCGAAGTGCCGCGCATTGCTGCTGTGTTGGACGCGCTTGTTCCGCGAATTGTCGGTGGCGGACGGCTGTTTTATATCGGGGCCGGAACCTCGGGCCGCCTGGGCGTTCTGGATGCCTCGGAGTGCCCGCCGACCTTCAGCGTGTCTCCCACGCTGGTGCAGGGGCTGATCGCCGGTGGTGATTCCGCGCTGAGGAAGGCCGCCGAGAAGATTGAGGACTCGCCCGAGCTGGGCGCGAAAGACCTGGAAGCCGCCGGCTTTGCCGAAGGCGATACGCTGGTGGGCATTGCCGCCAGCGGACGCACGCCCTACGTGCTGGGCGCCATTGCCTGGGCCCGGTCGATTGGAGCGCTGACAGTGGGGTTCTCCTGCGTGCCGGACTCGCCTGTCTCCAAGGCCGCCGAACTGCAGATCACACCTGTTCCCGGCCCCGAAGTGCTGACCGGAAGCACGCGCATGAAGGCGGGTACTGCCACCAAGCTGGTGCTGAACATGATCACCACCGGGCTGATGATCAAGACCGGGCTGACGTACAGCAACCTGATGGTGAATGTGCAGCCCACGAATGAGAAGCTGGTGGACCGCGCCGAGCGCATCATCATGGAGATTGCAGAGGTGAACCATGACACCGCCACCGGCCTGCTGGCAGAGGCCGGCAACGTGAAGGTGGCCGTGGTGATGCAGAAGCTTGGGTTGTCCGTGGATGGAGCGGTGGCCAAGCTGCAGCATGCGGGCGGACGCCTGCGCGAGGCTCTGGAAACGGAGTGA
- a CDS encoding M20/M25/M40 family metallo-hydrolase produces MRRSAFAAVSVCLLVLAAGCNSKPSGVPIASSSAPKLGIRPHGDETIKWDESKLAPEAKKAFDYIDAHIDEHVVNLQNWIKQPSISNSGEGIPESAEMVKGFFDKFGCQQTRVYDVGITEYGTPGNPVVYANCNFNAPKTLVFYWMYDTMPVTQPDLWVAPPFEGRIVPGEVAGVPAAAKVMVARGAVNTKGSQMVTLNALMSLKETMGGKLPVNIIFVAEGDEERMSIGLRQFMKQHSDLFKEADALYAGGPSEGCVYVELTTSGTKWGRGPTVSDVHGIWKRAADSPAWRHITMLSKLISEDGNTPKIKGFFDNMEKPTPEQLARLKMAGAKMNLADAAKAIGLARFMADDPAKMLQDLQYGTSFNLDGIWGGNMYAGGAGAILPNKITSKHNIRYVPKMNGLDLVKKLRSQLDANGYKDVEVKLIGDVPWSRGSDPKNDISSAHNQTMAMLGMNAMDTMSMFMGTDPNKEEKKPAGDKIGFVSPDAPMITDRPVAGGYWPSYLFTDGEVGEKVGSVSIPMGMTFGSFSAGGRAHAANEYFVIEGKGKMPGMATAEKYVVATVLNYAHTTTTPIKPKSK; encoded by the coding sequence ATGCGCAGGTCCGCTTTTGCCGCTGTCTCCGTCTGTCTTCTCGTCCTTGCTGCGGGCTGTAACAGCAAGCCTTCCGGGGTGCCCATCGCAAGCAGTTCCGCGCCAAAGCTCGGCATCCGTCCCCACGGCGACGAGACCATCAAGTGGGATGAATCGAAGCTCGCTCCAGAAGCGAAGAAGGCTTTCGACTACATTGATGCCCACATCGACGAGCATGTGGTGAACCTGCAGAACTGGATCAAGCAGCCCTCCATCTCCAACTCCGGTGAAGGCATTCCCGAGTCTGCCGAGATGGTGAAGGGCTTCTTTGACAAGTTCGGCTGCCAGCAGACCCGCGTCTACGACGTGGGCATTACGGAGTACGGCACGCCGGGCAATCCCGTGGTCTACGCCAACTGCAACTTCAACGCACCCAAGACACTGGTCTTCTACTGGATGTACGACACCATGCCGGTCACACAGCCTGACCTCTGGGTGGCTCCGCCGTTTGAAGGACGTATCGTGCCCGGTGAGGTGGCCGGAGTACCAGCGGCCGCCAAGGTAATGGTGGCCCGCGGCGCAGTCAACACCAAGGGCAGCCAGATGGTTACTCTCAATGCGCTCATGTCGCTCAAGGAGACAATGGGAGGAAAGCTCCCGGTCAACATCATCTTCGTTGCCGAGGGCGATGAAGAGCGCATGTCCATTGGCCTTCGCCAGTTCATGAAGCAGCACTCCGACCTCTTCAAGGAAGCCGACGCTCTTTACGCCGGTGGACCGTCGGAAGGCTGCGTCTATGTGGAGCTCACGACCAGCGGCACGAAGTGGGGCCGTGGCCCCACCGTCTCGGATGTTCATGGCATCTGGAAGCGCGCGGCCGACTCGCCCGCGTGGCGGCATATCACCATGCTCTCCAAACTCATCTCGGAGGATGGCAACACGCCGAAGATCAAGGGCTTCTTCGACAACATGGAAAAGCCTACGCCGGAGCAGCTGGCGCGTCTGAAGATGGCCGGCGCAAAGATGAATCTTGCGGACGCGGCGAAGGCCATCGGCCTGGCCCGCTTTATGGCGGACGATCCCGCAAAGATGCTCCAGGACCTGCAATACGGCACCAGCTTCAACCTGGATGGCATCTGGGGCGGTAACATGTACGCCGGCGGCGCCGGAGCCATCCTGCCTAACAAGATCACCTCCAAGCACAATATTCGTTACGTCCCGAAGATGAACGGCCTGGACCTGGTGAAGAAACTGCGCTCGCAACTGGATGCCAACGGCTATAAGGACGTCGAAGTGAAACTCATTGGCGACGTGCCATGGTCGCGCGGCTCTGACCCGAAGAACGACATCAGCTCTGCTCATAACCAGACCATGGCGATGCTGGGCATGAATGCCATGGACACCATGAGCATGTTCATGGGCACCGATCCCAACAAGGAAGAGAAAAAGCCTGCCGGAGACAAGATCGGCTTTGTCTCACCGGATGCTCCCATGATCACGGACCGCCCCGTCGCTGGAGGGTACTGGCCCTCGTACCTGTTTACGGATGGCGAGGTAGGCGAGAAGGTGGGCAGTGTTTCCATCCCCATGGGAATGACCTTCGGCAGCTTCTCCGCCGGCGGGCGCGCTCATGCGGCGAACGAATACTTTGTGATTGAGGGCAAGGGCAAGATGCCCGGTATGGCCACGGCGGAGAAGTATGTCGTTGCCACCGTGCTGAACTACGCCCACACCACGACCACGCCGATCAAGCCGAAGTCAAAGTAG
- the ruvX gene encoding Holliday junction resolvase RuvX, which yields MDVPTHRILAMDIGDTFVGLAMTTGVGDAVEPLFTLRRTKLKEDAKNIARLLRKHQVAELVAGLPRNMDGTEGKQALAARAFGDAVAAASGMQVVYFDERLTTQEAHQRLNQSGYGTGNRKLVLDQVAAIVLLESYLAERSYLEARLRPPVV from the coding sequence ATGGACGTACCCACCCACCGCATTCTGGCCATGGACATCGGGGATACCTTCGTCGGCTTGGCGATGACCACCGGCGTGGGTGACGCCGTCGAACCCCTGTTCACCCTGCGCCGCACCAAGCTGAAAGAGGACGCGAAGAACATCGCCCGCCTGCTGCGTAAGCACCAGGTGGCGGAACTGGTGGCCGGCCTGCCCCGCAATATGGATGGCACGGAAGGCAAACAGGCGCTGGCCGCGCGCGCGTTCGGTGACGCCGTAGCGGCTGCCAGTGGCATGCAGGTGGTTTATTTTGACGAACGCCTGACCACGCAGGAGGCTCACCAGCGGCTGAACCAGTCCGGCTACGGAACCGGCAATCGCAAGCTGGTGCTGGACCAGGTGGCGGCCATCGTTCTGCTGGAGAGCTACCTGGCTGAGAGGTCGTACCTCGAGGCCCGGCTTCGCCCACCCGTCGTATAA
- a CDS encoding GreA/GreB family elongation factor, which yields MPEHIKKRLEEQIKALEYELTTELPAEIKRAVALGDLSENAEYHSAKQRQEFVNAHLGQLKKRMAELSMVNLANIPHNKVGFGSTVVVFDSSKDEEITYKLVTSEESDVTLGLISTTSPIGRSLVGKEVGDIATVVTPGGKRELEVLKLTTIHDSAE from the coding sequence ATGCCTGAGCACATCAAAAAGAGACTCGAAGAACAGATCAAGGCGCTGGAGTATGAGCTGACCACCGAGCTGCCGGCAGAGATCAAGCGTGCCGTCGCCCTGGGCGATCTGAGTGAAAACGCGGAGTACCATTCCGCCAAGCAGCGCCAGGAATTCGTCAACGCCCACCTGGGCCAGCTGAAGAAGCGCATGGCCGAGCTGTCGATGGTCAACCTGGCCAACATTCCGCACAACAAGGTCGGCTTCGGTTCTACCGTTGTGGTGTTTGATTCCAGCAAGGATGAAGAGATTACCTACAAGCTGGTCACCAGCGAAGAGTCCGACGTGACCCTGGGACTGATCTCCACCACCTCGCCCATCGGTCGTTCGCTGGTCGGCAAGGAAGTCGGCGACATCGCCACCGTGGTAACCCCCGGCGGCAAGCGCGAGCTGGAAGTGCTGAAGCTCACCACCATTCACGATTCGGCGGAGTAA
- a CDS encoding DUF2695 domain-containing protein, with amino-acid sequence MAKDFDFDQFVEDIAPDVMAVLERQNFFSQLETEIYPTGKMEESRCIHDFSVSLRLLTNLGHDKDAQEDVLSVLRSKGGFCDCEAVLNAAPESEVRKAYWMAEHAKLQIKSS; translated from the coding sequence ATGGCAAAGGACTTTGACTTCGATCAATTTGTCGAAGACATTGCTCCTGATGTCATGGCCGTATTGGAACGCCAGAATTTCTTCTCGCAGTTGGAGACAGAGATTTATCCGACCGGAAAGATGGAGGAATCGCGTTGTATCCACGATTTCTCCGTATCGCTGCGTCTGCTTACCAATTTAGGGCACGATAAAGATGCGCAAGAGGATGTGCTGTCTGTCCTTCGTTCAAAGGGTGGGTTTTGCGACTGCGAAGCCGTTTTGAACGCGGCTCCGGAGAGTGAAGTGCGCAAGGCCTACTGGATGGCAGAACACGCAAAATTACAGATCAAATCTTCCTGA
- a CDS encoding O-acetyl-ADP-ribose deacetylase has translation MAVLEVHRGDITRLAVDAIVNAANSSLLGGGGVDGAIHRAAGMQLVEACRKLHGCRTGEAKATPGFRLPAKFVFHTVGPVWNGGSLNEEALLASCYSRCLDLARDHGVQTLAFPAISTGIYRFPVKLATEIAVRTVCAHEYTAQLERVLFVVFNDEAEQAYSALLGL, from the coding sequence ATGGCAGTGCTCGAAGTCCATCGCGGAGACATTACCCGGCTGGCGGTCGACGCTATCGTCAACGCCGCCAACTCGTCGCTCCTCGGTGGCGGAGGCGTGGACGGAGCCATCCATCGCGCCGCCGGCATGCAGCTGGTGGAGGCCTGCCGCAAGCTCCACGGCTGCAGGACCGGAGAGGCCAAGGCCACTCCCGGCTTCCGCCTGCCCGCAAAGTTCGTCTTCCACACGGTGGGTCCGGTGTGGAACGGCGGCAGCCTGAACGAAGAAGCTCTGCTGGCAAGCTGCTACAGCCGCTGCCTCGATCTCGCACGCGACCATGGCGTGCAGACCCTCGCCTTCCCGGCCATCTCCACCGGCATCTACCGCTTCCCGGTCAAGCTCGCGACAGAGATTGCCGTCCGCACCGTGTGCGCGCACGAATACACCGCACAGCTTGAACGCGTTCTGTTCGTGGTCTTCAACGACGAAGCCGAGCAGGCATACTCCGCTCTGCTCGGCTTATAG
- a CDS encoding purine nucleoside permease: MLSLRRAAIGLLSILAPLACAQQAQKPWPVKAVIVTTFEIGKDEGDIPGEFQLWVEREHLTETLEFPGGIHPIRSNKDHTVLGIVSGTTLVNASTSLMALGLDPRFDLTQAYWLVNGIAGVDPSDAGIGSAAWANYVINDISRYIDPREMPKDWSTGYFAIGAHEPNKLPPAGGVINDRVNAYALNPGLTAWAYKLTKDTELLDDPKVAEFRKSFTGYPNAQKPPFVLIGDSFASDSYWHGKLMTDFANDWVKLFTDGQGNFVMTEMEDSAFAEALKRLEHMKKANFNRLMVLRTGSNFSMPRPGYTAIQSVNSPYIGTRPAVENAWRVGSKALHEITNNWDKYGPHVPGE; encoded by the coding sequence ATGCTGTCTCTTCGCCGCGCCGCCATTGGCCTGCTCTCGATCCTTGCCCCCCTTGCCTGCGCGCAGCAGGCGCAGAAGCCGTGGCCGGTGAAGGCCGTTATTGTCACGACCTTTGAGATCGGCAAGGATGAAGGCGACATTCCGGGGGAGTTCCAGCTGTGGGTGGAACGCGAGCACCTGACGGAGACCCTCGAGTTCCCCGGCGGCATCCATCCCATCCGCTCGAACAAGGACCACACGGTGCTGGGCATCGTCAGCGGGACGACGCTGGTGAATGCCAGCACCTCGCTGATGGCGCTGGGGCTTGATCCGCGCTTTGACCTGACGCAGGCGTATTGGCTGGTGAACGGCATTGCGGGCGTGGACCCCAGCGATGCGGGCATCGGATCGGCGGCGTGGGCCAACTACGTGATCAACGATATCTCCCGCTACATTGACCCGCGCGAGATGCCGAAAGACTGGTCGACGGGTTATTTCGCGATTGGCGCGCATGAGCCCAACAAACTGCCGCCGGCCGGTGGCGTGATCAACGACCGCGTGAACGCCTATGCGCTGAACCCAGGTCTGACCGCCTGGGCATACAAGCTGACCAAGGATACCGAGCTGCTGGATGACCCCAAGGTCGCCGAGTTCCGCAAGAGCTTCACCGGTTATCCCAATGCGCAGAAGCCGCCGTTTGTGCTGATCGGAGACAGTTTCGCGTCAGACAGCTACTGGCACGGCAAGCTGATGACTGACTTCGCCAATGACTGGGTGAAGCTGTTCACCGACGGGCAGGGCAACTTCGTGATGACGGAGATGGAAGACTCCGCCTTTGCCGAGGCCCTGAAGCGGCTGGAGCATATGAAGAAGGCCAACTTCAACCGGCTAATGGTGCTGCGCACGGGGTCAAACTTCTCCATGCCGCGGCCCGGGTATACGGCTATCCAGAGCGTGAACTCGCCGTACATTGGCACGCGGCCCGCCGTGGAGAACGCATGGCGTGTGGGCAGCAAGGCGCTGCATGAGATCACCAACAACTGGGACAAGTATGGCCCGCACGTTCCCGGCGAATAA
- a CDS encoding CDP-alcohol phosphatidyltransferase family protein: protein MTWTSAFGSACGWLLQKIVNGLALSRISPNTLTFIGLIINIVAAFFFGYARAANADRMFLYAGLVIIGAGLFDMVDGRVARQTNQVSVFGAFFDSVIDRYSDVALFFGLLVFYARGNRFFYVFLAAFVMTTSLMVSYTRARAEALIGSCKVGFMERPERIVLIILGALFNHWGTMAPALWVLAVLSTITVIHRIRYTYLETERRKLQPAR, encoded by the coding sequence ATGACCTGGACAAGTGCATTTGGAAGCGCCTGCGGCTGGTTGCTGCAGAAGATCGTCAACGGTCTGGCGCTCTCCCGCATCTCCCCGAACACGCTCACCTTCATCGGCCTGATCATCAACATCGTGGCAGCCTTCTTCTTTGGCTACGCACGGGCCGCGAATGCTGACCGTATGTTCCTCTACGCCGGGCTGGTCATCATTGGCGCCGGATTGTTTGACATGGTGGATGGCCGCGTCGCGCGCCAGACCAACCAGGTCTCGGTCTTCGGAGCCTTCTTCGATTCCGTCATCGACCGCTACTCTGATGTCGCTCTGTTCTTCGGCCTTCTGGTCTTCTACGCGCGCGGCAACCGGTTCTTCTACGTCTTCCTGGCGGCGTTCGTCATGACCACCAGCCTCATGGTCAGCTACACCCGCGCACGCGCCGAGGCGCTGATCGGCAGCTGCAAGGTCGGCTTCATGGAGCGCCCGGAGCGCATCGTGCTCATCATCCTGGGCGCGCTGTTCAACCACTGGGGAACCATGGCTCCTGCTCTGTGGGTGCTGGCCGTGCTGTCCACCATCACGGTGATCCACCGCATCCGCTACACGTATCTGGAAACCGAACGGCGCAAGCTTCAACCGGCCAGGTAA